The genomic window AGGTCCCGCCGTCCCGGGTCACCGTCTTGGGGTACTGATCGATTCTGTCGAGGCTGAAGAACGAGAGCTCCTGCTCCAAACCCGCACTCGCGAGTTGGTACGATTGGTTCAACTCCATGCCCTTGACGGATTCGTGGAGCGTCTGGCTCGCCAGCACATAGCCACCGAGTGAGACCGCGGTTATCAGCGCCACTGCCCCCATCGTGAAGACGAGTGCGAATCCGCCCTGAGCGTCTCTGCGTGTGGTCATCATGATCATCCAGCCCTCGCTGTCGGCTTACTGGTTCCTGAAGTAGACACGCCGGGTGTCCCTGAACGTCGCACTCCCGCGATTGCTCACTACGGTGATTCGGACGTTGTCGATGATCGCCGCGTTCGTCGCGGTGGCACTACCGTTGTAGTACGCGAACAGCGCCGTGTTGCTCGAGCGGTTCGCATTGGTACGCGAGAGGATCACCGTTCTGACCAGCGTGCGGGTAGCGCCATTGACGGTATGGATCTGCTGAGTCAGCGTCCCGTCGGTGTTGGCCGTGAACGTATGCTCTTGAGGGAAGCCCGTGGTGTAGGTGCTGGGCAGCCGGATCGTCGCGGTATTCGCGTTCATCACGAATCCGCTCACCGCCACCCGCTGCGAGAACGAGTGGTCCATCGCTTGGAGGGGATAGTTCACATCGCGGGCGTACTGGGACTGTGCCTCCGCTACTTCCTGTGAGCGGTAGCCGAAGTCGATGCTCATATAGGTGAGCGCCAAGACAAACCCCATCAGGGCAAGAACCACCAGCAACTCCGTCAGGCTGAGCCCGCTGTCGTTGCGCCAGCGCACTACATCCCCCAATCGGCCGACAGGTTGCGGGTCGTATTCGCCGCCGGGGCGACCGTCACCTTGCCGATGTTGGTTTCCATCGCCGGCAGCACGGTGCCACCGGCGTAGCCGCTCGGCGTGATGCCCGTGATCGTCACCTGGAACTGGTAGGCCACCAATGCGCCGTTCGACCATGCCGCAGAGGACAGCGTGACGTAGCCGGAGTTCTGGGTCACGGTGATGGGGGTGACAGGCCACGCCGTCCATGCGCCGCCGGGCACGCGATACCTGACACTGTAGACCGGCGTGCCCGTGAAGGGGAAGTTCGGCTTCGTGACTTTGAGTGAGGGTGTGGTGGCGTACCTGTTGCCGGACTTCGAACCGTAAGCCACCGTGCTTTGCGCGCTCGAGTCGCAGATCAGCTCGGGGCGCGTCACCACGAGACTCGTCGAATCCGCATAGGACTCACCGATGCCGCGCGGCCTGCCGGAGTGCACGCGAACGAAGAACCGGCTGAACGGGGGTGATGCGCGCGTGAGCGCCGGGCCTGAAACGGTCACCGACGTATCCCTGGAGAGGGGTCCCTTGTTGAGGATGGCCTCAGCGACGGTCGCTGCGGCCGGAGTCGTGCTCTGCACGGCCAACGGCCACGTTAACGGCGAGGTGGTACCCGTCAGCGGCTGCCGATAGACCGAATACTGATACTGGCTTGCCCAGAACCAGGCCGCCGGATCCTCACCGGCGCCGCCATCACGGGCCGCGTCCCATGTCAACCGCACGCTTGCCGAATCAAGACCGATGCCGCTTGGTATTCCCGGCGCGAGCGCGGGCGTGTTATCCAGGATGAAGCGGCGATTGACCGATGCCGTGCGCTGTTCGCTGTCGACCGCCGTCACCGTCACCGTCTGGAAGCCGTCAGCGAGCGAGCCCGCCGCCGTATTCCAGGTTGGGGAAGCGTAGTACGGGTTGCTGGTCGGGGTGAAGATCGCGGACGAGCCGTTGCCCTGCGTCAGTGTCGTCCCGGCTACCTGGTAGCGGATCTCACTGAGCGAGGCCGACGGACTGTCAGCGCGGGTCTTGAGGATGATGGCGCCGCCACCGAGACGTTCGCCCGCGAAGAAAACCTCGTCGGCAGTCGGGGCATCCGCGGTGAACGCGATCGTAGGCGCATCGGGATCGGAGTCAAGCGTCATGTTGTTGCTGGGATTGCGGATCACAACGCTTGTAGAGTAGCTGAGGGTCTCGCCCTGCATCTCTCCTGTCGCCGTGATCCTGACGAGCTTGTAGTACTCATTCCCCCCGGCGGACTTCGTCTCGACGGTCATGTTCACATCGACGAGAACCCCGCTGTAATCGCG from Coriobacteriia bacterium includes these protein-coding regions:
- a CDS encoding prepilin-type N-terminal cleavage/methylation domain-containing protein codes for the protein MRWRNDSGLSLTELLVVLALMGFVLALTYMSIDFGYRSQEVAEAQSQYARDVNYPLQAMDHSFSQRVAVSGFVMNANTATIRLPSTYTTGFPQEHTFTANTDGTLTQQIHTVNGATRTLVRTVILSRTNANRSSNTALFAYYNGSATATNAAIIDNVRITVVSNRGSATFRDTRRVYFRNQ